The DNA sequence ggCAAAAACTCAAAAAGATAGACAAGACATGTGAAGGAAGCAGAAGttcaaaagaaaagggaaaatggGCATTAAATAAGAGTTGAAGTGAAATGATGGTTAACGTGCCTGAGGAATGGAAACTAAACGGCGCACTGACACGCCTCGAAAAATGAAATGGCACTTAGATTCAAGTCTCATTACACCATGCGTAATGAGACTTCACGGGGTAACTGAAGAGGACATCCCGACCGGTTAGCCCCCGACATGGGCTTGGGCCCTTACTTAAGCCCAAAGCCTGCCTCATTACTGAAAAGCCCAACTCAATACCAAGATAGTCCAGCCCACAACCAATACTAACTGGATAACTGTCCAACGGTGGCAAGGGATAAAAACAgctattattcaaatttactaAGAGATGAATCCTCATCTCTAAGTTTGAATTCGAATGATGGATAACTATTATGAGATAAAGAACAAAGATAGTTCATGGAGCTCTATATAAGGGAAGAACCCAAGTATGTAAAGGAATCGAACTTATtggtattattaaaattatattcaatcactgacttaggcatcggagacGTTCCCTCGAACTCCCAAGCCgtctactctttggttgcaggtgatcaTGAAGTGGTGACGGTGAAACACGTCcattacaatattaatattattatttaacaattATCACATTAATTATTAGTCCATTATTAttcttgaatttaattataaaatttttatactaatatctaacttaattttatactagacttatttctaacttaattatatactaaacatatttctagtgtctaattaaatgttattatattttgtatggtaGTAAtaacatatactaaactattattagagtatttatattatagtataagtatattattttataataactaGTTCAAACTAGTATattacttaatttaattatataagttctagttatataactatataattatattagtatatatgatcaatatataaataaatatatatatttttataacatatgcaCAATATCGGAGTTGGGGTGAGTCCGGCAACACCTCTAATTCCAactctgattaaaaaaaaaaaaaaaaaagacttttgcTGGAGTCGAAttcaattgaacttttgaatttttgctcagTCCTATTCATAAGGGCAAAATAGAcattaagaaaaaagatgaaaaaaccAAATAAGAGACGCTGGCCGTCTAATATATTGGGATGTTTCCTGGTCTCAGAATCTCAACCCCATACtcgtgaatttatttttatttagtaataaaattatcttgtccataaaaaaataaaaagctcccataatctaaaagaaaacttaatgacaaagaggtaattttgcccatcaataaaaaaatactattcataacttTTACTGTAGCtaatatcttaatatatattgataaataactCTAAATCACTTGATTTCTATGAATGTTTAATGGCGAGGCACCCGTCCTACAGAGTAAATAGCATTGGCAATGACTAGAACTTCAAGTTAGCCAAAACCTTTGATTAGGTTAATCCATATtgaactaattattttaaagttaaaatagtaatataatattatatattatatatatatattttttaatattttataaatacattttatatattaattaataatttaatttttacttaaaattagcCTATTACATATTGCCTAAAACTTTTATTAAGCAATAACTGCCAAAAATCTCCTGTTCTTTGGTTCATAACAGCATATTTTAGCTTTGTGTCACTCTTTTATACACAGCTTTAAAACATCAGTAGCCCTCCAAAAGCAAAATTGCAAAACAGCAATGAGTTCTTCATCAGGCATGTTGCTCTTCCTCACGAAAGAAGCAACTacgtttttattttaaaaaaatttaacttggTGTGGTTTAATTTATTGTAGCCTCAATAGTAGAGAGATGCTGCTCTTATATATGGAGATCccgaatttttatttttatttaataattaaggaaataatttttaataatattataatttttgtttttttttaaaaacaaaagtgataacaaaatatataaaaagaagagCATTGTCGGGATTCATgtgtggctgtagagccactctTAGTAGAATCACGACATGGTGGGAAGCCACTTTTACATCACATCCCAAATTCCAATCAAAGATGGGTGCGTGGTCGTTTGCTGTCTCATCCCCTCATATATTATATCCGATTCCCGACGGATGAGTGCATGGTCATGCATGGTAGGGAAGTCACGTCTGGTTGCCCTCTCGTACCCTTCTTCTCATtcgttaaaaaaacaaaaaaaagaattgatgaCACGAAGATAAATCCAAAGTTTCTCTCCCAACTCATCAGTGACAACTCTTCCTCACAGTTCATTGCAACGGGGGTATTTTTTAAACCTCCTGCCACCCGCCATCGATTTTGAAACAAGAGATTTTGAACCCAAAAAAATTGTCTAGGGAGAAAAAAAGAACGAAATTTGTGAAGTAGAACTCTAACTGAAGACCAAACAGAATGCAGAGGGTCAATGAAAATTTCTTGATGAAATGTTTAATTCAGAATATTTTCGCCCCAACATATTCACATATCTCATTTTGCACTTCTGTATACTTGAAACTCTACAAagataaatgtataaaatatattccaAACAGTTGCTTACCGTTATAAATCAATCTTCACAAGGCGCAGGTGATACACTGTACACTATAAAGGAGGTAACATCCACCCTACAGTCCATCCCAGAAGCAAGCCAGCACCAACGAGACTCATTCCCAAAGCAAAAACAGCAGCATACCTTTTGATATCATGCCTAGATCGCCCTCGCTGGACTCTTCTCCTCTTGGTAGCCTTCTGCCAGTTCTTTCGCTGTTTCCAACCTTTGTAAGCCATCTTTGGAAGGACCACAGGGAAGAGAGTGGAAATTGATTGGTCGGTATTTTTAATCTGGATGTAACGAATTTCTAGCTGCAGCAGTTGGAACCACTGCTTATAGGCAAAAAGTTGTGAGGCTTGTCTGAAGAAGAGCTTAAGAATTTGCTCCTTCTCAGCATCAGCTTGCTTTGCTGCCTTCTCGGCTTCCCTTGCACGAGTTTGAGAATGGCAGAGTGCTTCCATCAGCAGAGCTTTTTCAGGGCCACCTTCAGAAACTTGTAATGCCTTCGTGATATCTTTGTAGTTTGTACTATAACTGCTATTAAATTGCAAGACCGAACAAAATCTAAGATATTGTGTACAAAAATTTTAAGACACACCCACACACATGTAAAAGCTTAACTAGCAAAATCAACATAAGACAATTACTAATATCTgcaaatagtagtgagatgaaagAAAAGGATGATTTCATGCCAGAATGAAAATGATGGTAATCTAACTTATACTTTGACTTGTCAGAACCATATTGTGAACACCCTTCTTCAGATGAAGCCACCTCATTTCCATCTGCTTTCCTGGAATCTGGAAAGCCCTCTTGTGTATGAGTCCTATTGGAAATGCTACCAGTTCTGGCCTTCAGATCAGAATATGACAGCAATGCTTCATCATGATCAATGCAGCCACTATGAAAAAATGGGTGCTTCCCTACATAAATTTTCTGAGGTGGGGGGAGATCGCAATTCTCAATATGGTTAAGTGACTTCTTCTCGACCAAGAAGGCCAATTCTTCTTTATCTGTTGTTTGCCACCACGGTCCCCTCTTATAATCCCCAATCCATGGAGATTCTGGATTTAAGCTACACTCATTGGCTTGCTTGGAAACTGGACAACCATCAGGATCCATATCCAAGTGTTCGTATCTCCCCCTTACTTCCATTAGTTCACAATACTCCTCGGCATTCTTACAATATGAAGCATTTACCTCTTCCTTTCTGGCTTCGACGGCTTTGTTCATACGAACAGCAGGGAGAACATATTGCCTATCAAGAGAAGACTCgcagtttttatcatcattgtCATTAATAATGTCCCCTTTTTGAGGGTGGACCTCATCGAGCTTAGCTGTTGAATTTACAGTGCCAGCTCCTAAGGTGACCACTTTGGCCTCCAATGCAACTGACTGTTCATACGTTGAGCCCTTTTGGTTTGCATTGCTAGGTTGCAATTGGAGCCAACATCTTGTGTCGGGGGGAAGATTGGAAAACGAAGGATTCCTTTTAGGCATAAAAATAGAGGCAGGATGAGATTGCCCATCTGTATTATTGGTAGGTCCAGTGTCAACCTGCTTAGATGCTGAAGATGATGATTGGCAGCAAGCTAACTTCGGAGCTCTTTTGGCATCTTCTTGGAAAAAGCAGCGATTAGCTGCTCTCTGCCATGCAGCTCTTGCTTCTGCTACCGCCATCACTATTCTATTCTTTGACACATTTTACTGCATAGAAATTAGAGGTTAAAATTTTGAGTaaagaaaaagttcaaaaattcataaaaagcTTCCTGCTTATTAAGAATAGAGTGAAATGCTACTTGTTAACAGAACATAATTAGGACAAAACTTGCACTGGTACATATGTTTTCAGTTGTCAAGGACAGAAATGATCCTACTCCTCCAATGCCCCCAATTCCCAGAgaataagagaagaaaatagaaaacatacaaaagaaagcataagtaattatttaattagaaCTTAAAGAGTTCTTTCTGATCACAGCAGACTCAATTGTTCCTTTAAATGCTTTTCCCATATCACTCATCATTTCAACATCTTTGAAGAGTAACTAGCAATATAATGTACACTTTTCCACCTTCTCCACAAATTTTGGCCCTCTCAGAATGGATTAGTCTTTAGGAAAACAagtcaaatccaagaaaataggAATGATCCAttatcttatttattcactttttagaCATGAGTTTCTCCAGCTTTCCGCGTTTCTATTTCCTAATGATCTAAAGAAAgacttcaacaaaaataaaaaaaatcaataactcTGCTTTCATTAGCTCTACTTCCAAtccttctatattttttaaagtaaatgagCATGTTGACTTAATAAGCAAGACTAAAATGGTCATAGAAATAATGCAAAGCCTAGTTATGTCTTAATAAACTAGTAGTGATTAAGAAGACAGCATCCCTCGTTGCAGAATATGTTTCATGCAACTGTAACCGGATTCTGAACTGTCAAAAGACATTATGAAAAACAGAAATTTAACCATGAGATTGACACAGTGACTTCATTAATGTTTGATGGAGCAAGGCCCTCCCAACCAGTGGCATATAATGTATATGCTTAGCCATTTGAAGCTGGTAATCCTACAGTGTCCTTTCCAACCATGGCAGAGGAGCCACTTTAACTACTGCTAAAATGTTTCTTTAGTGGAGGATATCGACCCCAGCGCCATATCCTAGCTATAAATCTTATTATGCAAAAacagtgaataaaaaaaaaaaaaaaaaaaaaaacataagctCTACCGCATAAACTCCTTCCTTCAAAAAGCAATTTTCATTAAGGAAAGCCAGGAGCATACTTCACTTATAATGAAATTCAAGCCAAATCCCGGCTCAAGTGACCATATAGAAGTAGAAATAAAGGCATCACTTAACAAAGATTAAACGGAACATTCCATTAGCAAAGAGCAACATAAGTGGGAAGGACAAGCTTATAAAAGTCATTACATTCATCcagagaaaatagaagaaaaaatatacaagaCTTTAATAGATCCAAATATTTGCATACATGGTCAAGTGAACGGTACAAGCTAGTATTTTACTGATGTTAATTCCAAAGGacattatcaaaaatatcattaGGAGGGCCTTTAGTTGCATGAAAACTCATTACCAGAATTCAACACAGAGTTCATTGAATTTAACAATTATATCCAAACCTATATCCACTAACTCTTATCAGTTATCAACATTCCCAGCATGACAACCAGATCCTTGTGTctaagaaaatgaggaaaaccGGAGAAAATAGAACCAAAACAACCAACACCCAGTACCGCCGCAGGAAAAACCGACATATAGAACTGGAAATCACTACGAAAGTGAAACACCCAGCAACACAATCGGTCAATCACACAGAGAAGGTGAAATAACACTTGAAACAACGTCGTAAACTAAAACAACCCCATAAAAGCTAAGAAGAATAAGCATGTAATCAAACACAtatggaaaaagaaaggaagaaagggaAGATAAAGTAAGACATAGAACAAACCAAGAGATAGCGAGTGAGACAGAATTGAATTGTGTAGAGTTTGGTGGACAAGGGTGAGAGAGCATCAATCTACATGAGTTCGAGGATAAACGCAGGGAGCGAAGCGCACAAGTGTGTTGAAGGAGTCGAGACCCAGAAGAGAATCTAGGACAAACATTAGAAGCTGGCCCTTTGTAAGTAGGAGAGGGTCTTGACTCTTGGCTTTGGCCTTCCTCTCGTTTTCGGtaaccatttcattttcttctctcccGTCGGTTTTGCACGGAAAAGCATTTTTCAAATCGGCGGCAAAAGTACGACGTCGTTTCTTGCGCCACTCCCACGTTTTCCATCCTCGTAAAGTTTAGTCAGATAAatgtttgatataattttataatgccgcaactttaaaaaaataaaagttataattatgagatttcgtcatctcatttcattttatcttttaaaaaattaaataaaatttatatactctactaataatattaaaattgtttgaattaatatattttattaaatttataaaataatagagaaattatggaataaaaatattataaaaataaaaaatttatttgaatataattttctcactttaaaaatttaaaaaaattagattattttttatgttttatttaaaagtttattataaaaattaaataatgagaattttgagatccATGACCTAACCTTATCATCCTTAGTTTATCAACCATTTATAATACGTAGAAAATGACAACAAATATCATTAGTCTTGAAAGTGGGTCCATTTCTATCTTGTTCGTACATGCTATTTGCATGAACAGTTGGCAATTGACTTCCCCGGAGGTTAGTACAGTCTACTATAACAAGGAAGCAATTCAAATACAAAGAAGATAAGATAAAAGGTAGGAAAATCCAAGCATTTTGCCATTTGGTTTTTAGATCTTACAAGCAACCTCCCACCGGATAATAGataaatcatatttataattttagactctattttaaaataaataaataaatttataattcacatgaaaaaattatttttttaataaaaaatttgatattgtttttaaaaatatatataaaatttatacatcaaagattatatataacattattttttcagTAATATAGGTTGTATTTGAGGAGTTAAATAAGTAGTACACACTAATAAAGTAAATAATCCAGTGTGTGCCCATGGTATTATTACTATCGTTATGCATCAACTGACCCACTACTTTTTGGTTTGGAAGACAATTGCAGATTCTAGTTAGGTAGAATatgaaatggatgaaaaaagaaataaaaaaaacttttagatatCGACAGGAGACCGCATTCTTTGACTTTTCTATTACTTTTGCTGtaatctaataaatttataaataatattaaatataattataaaatatacaaacgtcttgtataattatttttaaaaaaaattgattttattattaaaaaattaatttttttattatatatattttgtatttattttttttttttcataaaaaaattacgtaCCACTTACATACtcttataaatttacaaatatattttctctaaatttgtcATGGTTGTTGTTGCCACAAATTCTCTTGcccaaataagaaaaaacagtTGATCTCCTACTTTTATTGTTGGAATCCAGGTAAGTCCCTTCAAAGCCGGGTAGGCATCTGGGCAGATAGTGGTTCCTGAGGGTAGTCCCACAAACGGTAAGTTCGCAGCCTCTTTGAGATGCAACCTTCCCTGTAGATTAGGACCAAAACCTGTTAGAATGTGGAGGAGTAATTCCTCAATTAGTTCCAGGACGGCCCTGCCTCCTGACATTATTAATGAAGAAGACTGCTCTTATGGAGAAGAGCTATCTCTTGATCTGAGATCGTGGAAGATCTCAGATATTAATCCCTCTTCTATTTACCAAACAACttggttaaaaaatacttttttgaaaactttaaaTGTTCGAACAGTCGAACAAACCTACAGTATATCTAGatcccaagaaaaatgttatcttcTTAACCAAGatgacattaaaaaatatgttaaaatgggatataaatatattcacataggTTCTGTTCAAGTTGCTACTAAACCTTTAACAAGGTTAGGCATTAATGCCTCTGTTCTTTTCTGTTTATGAGATGGCAGATTCCTCGGTTTTGAGGATAGCATTCTCGGAATGATTCAATCCTCCCTTTCGGAAGGACCtgttcattttgattgttttccaaacCTTACTCTGTGTTTAACtgacaaacacattttaaaatgtttgattttaaatgttttaaccTCTGGCTATCAAATGCTTGAAGGAAGCAAGCCACTTGctttaatttttcagatttattatcgccttttaaaaacgaatttagaCCCAAAAGCTATTGCAAAACCTTCTGGAAAGCATACTCTCTTGATCCAGAGTAGCTTTTCAGATGTGGATATAAAAGttccaaaaagaatttattGGGAAGAAATAAcgcttcctaatgaatggattttgGATCAAGAAATTCCTCATCCTCCACGAAATATTGTCCCGGATGCTCATGCTGACATCatccaataatatttaaatggaaccgttaaaatttcttttgataagtctGAAACCTCTAGTAGAAGATGAAATTCTTTTACTGGTTCCAGATCTAGTTTTGCTGGTCCTGTTCAGAACAATTCAAGAAATGATATCAAACTCCATCAATTTCTTGAAGATTCAGTAAGAACAGTCCAACCCAAAAAACCTGCTTTGAAACTGAAAGGACAATCCACGTCCTCTCAGGTTACTTCTGCTTTTTACACTGCACAAGGTGGTGCTGGATCTTCTAAACACCAGAACATAAAATGATGAAGCAGATAAAGAATATACTTCTTCTATGTCCCCAACAGCTTCAGATATGCAAGCCCCTGTTGCACCTGTTCATCACAGTTTAAACGTTTTGAACAaatcttttgaaattgatttacctGCTTTACTAAAAGAATTTTCTTCccctgaaaacaaacaaaggcgaaaagcctatgttacaaaattttcagatttagaaaAACAGCGTGTTAAacgcaaatggaaagaagagatGAATAGACTCCAAaagcatatttctcttctagacTTTGCTGAAAACacttatgtttcaaaaaattctttaaacgttgttaaaaaagattttgtcaaagaagaaggaaggacaGTCATCCGGACTAGTCACCCTCCTTTAGAGACTATTGTTATTCCTGTTAAAGGATTAGAAGTAATTGCTTCTCCTTTCAAACTTTCTGACAATGTTTCTAAAAATCCTGAAAAGGACAAGATTCttaaagaagcaaaaaagattatttctcaaaataattttgcgaATCTTGCTCTTCATACGATCGGGGAACAGTTAGATagaattgaagaaaaggttgagaagCCAATCTTCACTTCAAATcctgtttttaaaaatgaatatccTTTGGTTTTCCCtaaagatcagccaaagaaaaagattgaaaaacctCTGATTATCTTACCTGAAGAAAGGCCAAAAATCGATTTAAAAAATCCCCAGGCCAAAACTTTAGAAAAGATAGATCAGATGATTGCTGATCTTAAGAAAGAACAACCTTCTACCAGTGCTTTGAACAGTAATGGTAAAGAAGATGTTCCTGTTGAATCAACAGAAGAATCATCATCTAACGATGATTCCCCTGATGAAAAGGATATTGAAtctattgaaaagaattttcaagataATTTTAAACCTGAACTTGCCAGATTCTTttcaaaaggacccaaaccaatgagtctgacAAAGAATTGGTATTCCAGGCCTACtcctcctgatttacagtttgaagaaaaagtttttcaaagccaatcttcttactctgctgacaaagtttacgaatggaatattgatggtttctctgaacaagaaatccttaataccatgagtaaaatgtctttGGTAGCAAGTGCTTATGTTAACAACAATATCAGACAGCCTGATATTGTAATCATTTTAACCCAAGGATTTTCTGGTGTTTTAAAATATTGGTGGGACAAACATCTAACCAATGAAACCAAGGAAACCATTCAGCACGCTGTCAGGCGTAATGAAGAAGGGTTACCTATTTTTGATGAAACTATTGGGATGGCACATCCTGATGGtgttaatactttgatttacactattttaaaacactttatcgGTACACCATCCAACATAACTAGTCACGTGAGCGATCAGTTAAATAATCTTCGATGTCATCAGATGTCTGATTATAGATGGTaccaagatgtttttatttccagagtaatgcttcgtgacgatagtcaaaagccttactggaaAGAGAAGTTCATTGATGGCTTACCTCGATTATTTGCTTATAAAGTAAAGGAAGAACTTACTGATACCTCTGGGTTCCTCAATTACGAAAATTACACCTATGGTGATATTTTCAGCGTAATTAAGAAACTTGGTattagtatgtgtaatgatcaaagaatgcttcgtgaacagatgagaaatagtaagaaagctaaatatgaaatgagaactttttgtgaacaatttggccttcctagtattgctccatctaaaagaaagcataaaatttataaacctcatggtggttccaggagaaaaccccgtgatgaattttataagaaaacttataaaaaaccgTTTTCTAAATCATTTCCTAAGAAAAAGAATTCCAAAGATTTTTCtcaaggaaaatgttttaattgtggCAAAACTGGGCATTTTGCAGATAAATGTCCCAAAAAAgcccaaaaacttaaaaagaagCTTAGCCAGTTGGATATTGGTAACCATGATAAAGAAGAACTATTTCGACTCCTAGAAATAGACTCGTCTTCATCATCGGATACCCTTGAGCTCAGTTCTAGTGATTCCGAATATCACTCTGATATTGAGACTCTTGAGCCTCCTGATGCAAAGCTGGGTTGCAACTGTAATTCCACTTGTTGTAAGCCTCCTAGTAAGACAATTAATGTCTTGACTAAGGCTGAGGAACAAGAAAACCTCTTGCTAACCCttatttctcaaattactaatccTGAGCTTAAAGAAGAATATCTTCTAAAGCTAAAGAAGACGATGGTTCGTCAAGAACCTGAAACTTCTAGAcaaatgattaattttcaagaaaccttggaaagatttcaaaagaaaaaacccaaggaAATTTCTACTtctgatttacaatttgaaataaattctgttaaAAAAGAACTTGTTGAACTCAGATCTGAAGTTAataacctcaaatctgaaaatgaagttctgagacaagaatttttattattcaagatTGATAAACAACTTGATCATGATATTCCTTCTGATAATGAGCAAACAGATGAGGCTAGTTCCAGTCATCAA is a window from the Juglans regia cultivar Chandler chromosome 7, Walnut 2.0, whole genome shotgun sequence genome containing:
- the LOC108989281 gene encoding uncharacterized protein LOC108989281 isoform X1 codes for the protein MAVAEARAAWQRAANRCFFQEDAKRAPKLACCQSSSSASKQVDTGPTNNTDGQSHPASIFMPKRNPSFSNLPPDTRCWLQLQPSNANQKGSTYEQSVALEAKVVTLGAGTVNSTAKLDEVHPQKGDIINDNDDKNCESSLDRQYVLPAVRMNKAVEARKEEVNASYCKNAEEYCELMEVRGRYEHLDMDPDGCPVSKQANECSLNPESPWIGDYKRGPWWQTTDKEELAFLVEKKSLNHIENCDLPPPQKIYVGKHPFFHSGCIDHDEALLSYSDLKARTGSISNRTHTQEGFPDSRKADGNEVASSEEGCSQYGSDKSNSYSTNYKDITKALQVSEGGPEKALLMEALCHSQTRAREAEKAAKQADAEKEQILKLFFRQASQLFAYKQWFQLLQLEIRYIQIKNTDQSISTLFPVVLPKMAYKGWKQRKNWQKATKRRRVQRGRSRHDIKRYAAVFALGMSLVGAGLLLGWTVGWMLPPL
- the LOC108989281 gene encoding uncharacterized protein LOC108989281 isoform X2 → MAVAEARAAWQRAANRCFFQEDAKRAPKLACCQSSSSASKQVDTGPTNNTDGQSHPASIFMPKRNPSFSNLPPDTRCWLQLQPSNANQKGSTYEQSVALEAKVVTLGAGTVNSTAKLDEVHPQKGDIINDNDDKNCESSLDRQYVLPAVRMNKAVEARKEEVNASYCKNAEEYCELMEVRGRYEHLDMDPDGCPVSKQANECSLNPESPWIGDYKRGPWWQTTDKEELAFLVEKKSLNHIENCDLPPPQKIYVGKHPFFHSGCIDHDEALLSYSDLKARTGSISNRTHTQEGFPDSRKADGNEVASSEEGCSQYGSDKSNYSTNYKDITKALQVSEGGPEKALLMEALCHSQTRAREAEKAAKQADAEKEQILKLFFRQASQLFAYKQWFQLLQLEIRYIQIKNTDQSISTLFPVVLPKMAYKGWKQRKNWQKATKRRRVQRGRSRHDIKRYAAVFALGMSLVGAGLLLGWTVGWMLPPL